CAAACATATTTTTcggaaaatgtaaattaaaaaaaagaccGTATTGTGTGTCCGTTTTACTTATTTTTGATAGTAACCATTTAAAAGCGGCGTTTGAGGCATCTTTGTTATTGTTGTCTTTATTATCTCGAAGATTTAGTGAACAGCGAAATttgaataacaaataaaaacatacacTTGGGATGCTTCTTCTTTAATCTAAAATTATTCAATTTATATAATTGACGATGAATGAACACATGTTTTAAGTTATTGAGATATAACACACAAAAATGAAGGTACTTCaactgttatacatgtaattcaatcTGCTATGAAAACCATCTTCACAATTCCatattcattttgggactctttctTAGGAAACAATTACGCCATTGTACTGATCAGCCAATCAGTAGCGATCAGCCAATCAGTAATGACGTTACAAAGGATAATACAATATTTCTaagtcaatgaaaatgctcgttataTGCAAGATTGAATTACTCTAGATAAATATCACTTTGTTAATACTAACCTTGAGAGGTAGATGGACACCAAGGGGAGGTAACACTTTGGTGGCCCAAGGTCCTACGGTCAGAACGAGGTTACGGCCCCGATAACTTCCCTTGTTTGTTTTCACCGTCACAATATCTCCCGGAAATATGTCAGTCATTGCCTCATTATCACGTATAATTCCTCCACACTTAACAAATTCactctgaaataaaattttgtataattaatattttgctatgaatatgatatttttataacagtctcgcttttgaaaaaaaagaacacgaatatacatatatttacattctctGATGCAtatgactgtacatgtatatggtatttCTAAACGTTGAGAAATGTAGTGGTGCATCCTCAATAATCCAGGGGTGCCACTCACTTCCGATCTTTACACTccttcacccctggactatctcatagtaaaactggaggcaacagaacagaacaggtaatttagtcctttggtgtacatcaaCCGAGCCATATATCAGTACAGTGTTGTTGGCTGTTGCCTTTGAAGTTAGGCGTCGCTAtctttgtaatcttcaaaggaaatttttgcagTGATatattcagattttttcctctgagttgccttcaatttcactatgagatagtccagggtgtagtgatcgtaagtgatcgaaacccctggagtatcgaggatggtagtGAGACTGGCTCGTCATTTGTCGGAAGGTGATAGGGTACTCATCATAAGAGTCATCGAAACGTCACACATAAAATTTTCATGATGTCATTACATAAACTGTATAATAATGGTTGGTAAGCTGACCTAAATACATTTATGACACTTCAGGCTACACATTAAATGACACTTTAAACTTTCGGTGAAGAAATACATCATTATCGGATGATATATTATGGCCGCTGAtaactttgttttcaataaataaatacttttttagCCATAGCCTTACGTGATGTATCAACGTTCCTTTTTCCAGCCGAAactgagcatctttaaataaaactaTACAGTATGATAAAATATGCCAATGGTTGTCaacgttgttttttttttactccaTACGGCAAAAAACGAAATTAACATTCTCAATTAACAAAGATTAACCATGCATTGTAATGAGGTAAAAatggtataaagctagtatattaataatccgaaataaaaggccaaaataaattcaaagtaaaatcaaaatcatttctaaggaatatatattcagccactatagggccttcttcagacCAATATTGTGCATTGGTTTggtattttaacttattttaggccataaacattaaatgtaatttttggTTTAAAGACCTAGTGGTCTTTTAATTTTTAGATACGTATTGTAATATGAAAGATAGCAAAATCAAAATAGAACTCGCTGCAATATATAACCTGGTACTGAGAATCATCTATAAtactatactgtaaaccaaattcctttcgcggctattaaatttcgcgGTTCCCATTTCAAATAAGGTCGCGGAGTTTAAATTTCGCGGATTGAAATATTAGATGGAAATCCCCatcaataaatatgataaagatGGTATTTCGCGTTTATAATCTTTTGCCGCGTCGGGTGCAGTAACATTTATGACAAGTAGTTTGGTGTAttgatgtacatcaatagaATCGAAAAACGGTAAATTGAATGCATTTGAAGTTGAGCGTCGCTCACTGTAAATACAAATGAGGTTTCTGTGCGAGTCTATGATTGGCCATTTTTTTCCCTCGGAAATGCCCCCAGTTTCATTTTCAAttgatattccaggagttaatatattgacagtgatagtaaccccttgaataTTGAGGATAGCATTACCTGAAAAGCTGCTAAAGCCTTGTCAGCGAACAGAACCCCTCCCACGTGGTCCTCCACACCCTTGACCCCAGAGTATGTCAACATCGGGTACTTCGACCGCAAGGCGTCTTCATCAAGGCTAGTAAAGGGTACTGAATATTTCCGAAGTGCCTGTATCGTTCCGTCAATTAGATCGCTCTCGGCCTTTCCGACCACCAGGAGTCCTGTTTTtctaaagaagaaaaaaattaaaagaaacaaagaaaaaaaacaccttattaattagaaatgttaatatcaaacaaatCCCACAATCCAATACCCTAATTGATAGCTAACTAATAAATTCACTGTCTGATAACCAAGGTTATAATTCCTGTCTTAGACATTTTTTCATACTATCGCCGAACCAAAATATCAAAAGGTCACAACTGTGACAAAGAGGTCAAGAAAGATAGCAGTGACCATATGACAGTACAACACATTCCTGCTTCGATAAGTTGTCGAAAGTTTGATATCTCTAACGGTTTAGGAGTTTGTGGTATGTACAATAATGATAGAAGACATTGAACGAAAACTATGACTTCCATTTCAAGCATCAAGGAGTAGAATGGACTTACAACTAGTAAGGAAATGTCTTATTAACTCTGTTcttcctcttcttcttcttttttaatttgttttattaaaaagatAAAGATAAATTAACGAGTAGGATATGTCTTAACGTTTcatgaataaatataaaacactaTACTCGATATTCCTGGGGGTTATATTTACTATCGCTGTTCATATCCACCCCCGAACTATGTCATAGCACAACTGAACGTTCCGTGTGCGACAATATATGGGACAGTTAGCTAGGTTGGTCTTTTGAAGTACACCAAAGAATCGAATAACGATACATTGTATGGTTTTAATCTTCGCGTCGCTCTCTGCAATCTTCACAAGATGCCTGTAGTCACTTTTTTCTCCTAGCATtctttcaatttcactatgacataatccaggggtagatatatatatattgacagttATAGTAACTCCTTTAGCATAGGGGATTATAAAACAGCTACAACTTGCAAAGTTTCATTAGCAGCTTTACATAAAACTGGTAAcgttatactatataaaaggtaTTTTACTCACTTGTATAGAATCTTTCCCGATCTTTGTTCTAACTCCTCCCATAATTTGTAGGCCTCCTTCATCATATCCGTGTAGTAATCGGCACCACCGTACGCCATCCTTGTGATTCGGCTCTGTCCATGTGAGCTTCCGCGGGAATGCGGGAGAGGGAACTATAAAAAGTGTAGACCATTTTCAAAGAAGATATGGTCGCATTTATAAGCATTCTAAATCTGaatatttgaagtaattcgtttACTACATGGATGCCAAGATCGAAATCGAAGGTAatcaaagttttaaaaatattcaaaatataacgATACTATTTCTggatgataaaatataattttctattCTCTTAATATGTTTGTGATATGACAtcacataatgtaaatattttccttCAAAATAATGTTATCTCGCAATAAAACAAATCGAATAGTGAGCGTGGAATTAATCTTTACTGATTTGCATTACTAGTAGATTTGTTGGTTTATAAAGATTTGCATTGAACAAGTCCTTAATGCTTTAcgtattttttaaatgaaaaatatctgCAAAAGTCACTGTATAAACGTGCGATAAAAATATAGGCCACAATTTGTGTTCATGATCTGATCATATGTACACAATTCGCTGCACCGTAGAAAGTAAATATTacgatttttggcagtactggcAAAATCCATTTTGAGCTCTTATTTGTctgtgttaaaaaaaaacaaaaaaaaaacaaaaaaaaaacaataaaaaaataggctttgttagtattgtaattgtcaaaatgttggtaacgcttagtggtgaataacatattaaagggacaattcggtctaagaaCACATTAAAaattgcacatatttcggaaacaaaccagttcttatggaaattagattagttggtttaactgtgatatgtcagaaaagcccactgtaatcaaatgtatgtgaaatgttcaatcgccattacacatagccttgtatgccgaacccttacccttgcctgtgtagtaaagaattttttgtctagaactactcaaaacgctgttacagttgtgttaacattattagatgcatgttcttgtctaaaaaatattttcatcaactcctcagtgtttatgtattgcatttgtttaacgtttatttgtttgactcgggtaagggtactgtgtacatgttgtacctgcttaatcgtattgatcaacgatttggaatttcaatagtattaatcaaaataattaataatgttgtggaatttgtcactatttcatgtattatgtttcataaggaatgtggaacaatacatttatgtcataatttgcttcgtggttatgtaacgaattagcctcactgaattgtccctttaaaagctcttcttgattggTGAGTATggcacatacaactttaaggtcAACTTCCCACATATGTAATTTGTAGAATGTGTGATCATCAGTTTTGGTAGACTGTAGtttattaatgttgtgtctacATTGTCATAGTGGAACTGGAGCATGCTtccaaagacaacgaacaacACACACTACCCGACCACATTACATTGATATTACGTACATATCAGCCGCCCCATCCGTTTATGCTTAGCATGCTTAGTAATATGGAGTTGCAGAAACTACTCATTtttagactatggtgtgtcccGGTCAAGGGACAGAGCTAAGCGTCTTCTTCACAAGGGTTAACGCTCAAGTGTCACATATGAGGCGATGTAGGTATCAATGTGTTGTTTTCAAGTCACAGTacactgttacatgtatataactgaTAAAGACTGATATCTTGATATATATACGTGAATAAATAAAGTCTCCAACAACACGCATGTACAACACCACATagttttacaatactttatcGCTCTTAATTAATCATTGACAAAAGAGGTTTTCACAATATTAAAAGCAGGTGTAGCTATTGTATGGCAttattcaaataatttaaagaaaaaaaacccaccatatgtaattaattatgcAACAGCTAGCAAACTTATTATACTAGTGGGTTATCGTAGGCTATGTCAGGTTATCATAACGCTATGGTCTGATCAGCTTAATATTGATTAACCCGATACCTGGATATGATATTATCCTGGTTGCGAATCAGAAATAATAACTTAATCATTTTGCTCTGCTTTTAAAAGTTTcaacaaataatgatattccAGTTCGTATGTCAATGCGTTTCtatttaaaacatattcaatgggttttttttcattaactattaagctaaccatacatgtatgtcagttGCTGTTGTATATAAACCGTTATTCGCTAGCACCCTGACCTTGACCGATAACAGCGCGAGAGAcgattatataagatatataaccAGTGGCGAAATATCCTTAGCTATAAAATAGTCTTcaataattgatttaaaaaCTATCATCTATGCATTAATACATAGTACAGAAATCTTACCTGTTCAAGTAACAGAGTTGTTTGTCCATTCTTGGCTAGATTGTAAGCTGTAGACGAGCCTTCTATCCCTGCCCCTACCACAATACAATCATATGCCTCCATGTCTCTGCTGTTGCTGTCATAAACAACTGACCTCGGGACGTGAGATAAACCCGTGTGATACGAGTCAGACTTCAGTAATCCATGTCATTGTCGAATTGTTCACACACAACTCGTTTCAAGCAAGTAAGAGTACAACAGGAGgtttaaacaactttttattCGGTTCCATTCGCTTAACAAATAACACACATGATCCTGTAAACAGAAAACGTAAATACCATAAATTTCCATATGAATATTAAGAGTACAACAGAAGGTTAAGCAATGATTTAATCGGTTCTATTCACTTGCTCACGTTCCTGTAAACAGAAAACGTAAATATCATATCAACATATACCGTACAGAAGGttcaaataaaagttaaattcGGTTCCATTCACTTACTCGTCATCCTTTAAACAGAAAACGTAAATACCATAAATATCCATATAAGCACAATGAGTACAATAGAAGGATTAAACAATGATTAAGTTCGGTTCCATTCACTTACTCGTCATCCTTTATACAGACAACgcaaattccatatatatccACATAAGTACTATGAGTTACACAGAAGGATTAAACAACTGTTTATTCGGTTCTATTCATAATGTAGCCTGATCATGATCATGTAAATAGAGAACATATCTaccataaatatatacataagcACTACCGATCGATTCAGTAAGCCGATTACTTGATTGAACcacctggccccgatttctcgaaacaaaagtgcagacttaagtcaaaacttcagttttttttttcttatgtaacttatatgaaaactttaaagtaagttttggacttaagttttttcgagaaatcggggccaggaTTTAGGACTTCATCAGAATAAATACGACTGGGTACATGCTCACTGATGCATGgtgtatgtacatgttattcGTTTTTTTTCCTCCTACAGATTTATGTCCTATTGAGCAACattcaaatatgaatatatgtaAATTTGGATGGTTCAGTGCGTCAGTGTTGATTCAGACGCGATTTGAATAAGTTAATGCTATTGCAAATACGGTACACTGCTCCACGtatacatgaaaaatatattgattttctttttacatatatggCTTAAACAGCtttcattaaaacaatatattaacaatgtatatgtatcaatccattgtaattatttaccatggccaaatatcaaattaaaatttacgTATGAAAACATTATAGACCATGAGTGGATATCATTAGTCAAGGATCTTACCTTAGCTTCTCTGATGCATTCCTGTGGAATAAAACTAAGTTAAGGAATGCCCcagaaatgttaaaaatgttacCGAAACTGGGCCCAGTGTAACGTGCACCGGGTCTGGTTCGTCCCGATGGTCACTCGGAATCTACTGTGTCCTTTGGTAGCGAAATATAATGAATTATAAACCTAATAAAACCTCAATCTCAATTGAACAAATAATCAGAATATTTACAAGGGATTTATATCAAGAAATACAATTAACAAATGCCGTACTACTTGCTACGGACCTGACAACACATACctattaacaatacaataatgCTATACAGCGCATCGGCACTATTCCGATGCCCGCGCACTTGTCACTCTGCGCAGTGGCTACTATACCTATGTTCCTTAACCACTATCGAGCGCAGCGGTAACCTCGCCGCTGCGCTGCGCATGCGCACTTGCTACTTGCTCTGATATCGAGCGCAGCGGTGACTCATCGCTGCGCCGCGCACTTGCTTCAGCGCGCAGTTGCTATCTACAATGCTGGTTGTCGGGTAAAAACTACTAAACACACGAAAGTCTTCTTCAGACTTTCACAGGGACTTATTCAGTCCTTGTATTCTACCTGTTTAGCTTTTCCGACCTTCACAACGACAACATCCTCCCGACAATGAGTGGAGCACCTCTATTTATACCAAATGACCGTGTCCATATTTTGGTACACGGGTAAAACAGGTTATTCCATTTTTAATATATCTCTGGTCACCCGAACGCTtgaattaacttaaacaacacaCATACTACTTAAAGAATTACAACGACACTGATACCACGTGCTCGCAATGAAACACATCAAGCTAACAAGGTTGACAATACTGAAACtatacagtacacacagctACCGTAACTGAACACGGGCACATCCGGTCGTGTATACACGTGTTGATTTATAACTCAAAACTGGGTCACAGCGTACGCACTTGTATTTACAAAGAGACAACATTACAAGAAGGAAACCTCTCGTTTCTTTGACATATATGATTTAAGGAAAACTTTCCGTTTTCATCACATCTCTGATCACAATACCCTCTCCTCAGGATTAATGCGTCCGCGCATTTGTAAGTCAATAGTATATCACTTCCCTAGTGACTACGAACAACACTAGCTTTTTAGAAAATCAACAAGGAACTATCTTAACAACTGTTTCAGAATAACATAACTCTAAATGTCAGGCAATCCGCCATACCATATGTATCTCTAAACAAAGATTTCCTTAGCTGTGCAAGCGCAATTTCGCACGAAATCTTTAAGCCAGTACGGTGGTCTTCGCTGCCGGGTGTTGCTGCTCATAAGCTGTGACTCGGAATCACTAGTATCGCTATCCTCGCGATCACCACTCACTGATGTGAATTCCGCAAGGGGCTCGGTTAAACCGCTCTAAGTCTCAGCAGCCTCATTCGCCCGGTTGGCAACTTCATCTCTCAGGGTTTGTGCTTGTTTCTTTCGCACGCGGTCTACATGAATTACCTGCGCCTTTCCCCTAGGCCCGCAATTGACTTTCggcctttatacccacatggaTTGGAATCCATAGATTAGTAATGtaagttttagaagataatcgaaatgttcggatcaaaagattttggattaatgtgtttctagggtttcttgatttcaagtCCTGCATgaccgaaagagagtcggaacaaattattgccttttcaatgcggtgttattcgatatggtcaagcgccagaccgatagcacatgctttcATAatgaattaagtactgattgtgcatgcaccaaaggcaaaataaattattttatactattttttgtgttaattagaaatatatgtacacgattaaacaccaattagtGTTTAAATAATGactatcatttatgctttgtcggcgatggagcatctttaagtagtTTTGCCAACTGTACGCGGTAGAATAAAATTAAGACATTTTTGAGTTAAAccgaatttcattttatatacatggtAGTTAATATAATGCCCTTCTCTTACGTCTATCAGACACTGTTTCACTCCTGTTTCATAATGCAGAGAATCAGTACTTGAATATGAGGGTAAACCAGTTATAATCCTAGCTGCTTTAcgttggttttttttctacCAAAGTGGATTCAAACACACTAGCCATCCCATAGTTCACAAGCATATTGCAATACTGGAGGaataaaagttttataaatttttaatagTGTATCGGGTTTGAGCAAGTATTTCAATTTGCGGAGAGCGTTAGCTATTTTCAAAACAGATATAAGTAAATTTTCTATATCTTTACATTccaaattatacatgtatctaacaTAGACAAGTGAACTcgtaattgaaattgaattgaaacTTGTAAACTGACAAAGCCCTACGAAAGAAAAAAATGCGGAATAAAGTGAATTCGGTCCGTAATTTCGCAAAATTTCGCGTAATGCTAAACAATGCGTTATTTTGCGAAACTTACgagcaaaaaaaataatgcagTTTTGTTAAGGTTTACCCGAAGTACTTTTGCTAGAAACGTAAAAATCAGATATTAGGTTTAAAAACTACAAATATCACactcaaaaaaaaaccatttctTCTTGTAAAGGGGtaattattttacacaattGAATAATGATTGGAACATTAGAAAAGACTACTAGTTTCTACATTGATAAAAAGCTTTTTAGAAACCCTAATTGTCTTTTTTGAATCCtagttttacattaaataataaacTAGCATTTT
The Argopecten irradians isolate NY chromosome 9, Ai_NY, whole genome shotgun sequence DNA segment above includes these coding regions:
- the LOC138331509 gene encoding peroxisomal sarcosine oxidase-like, whose product is MEAYDCIVVGAGIEGSSTAYNLAKNGQTTLLLEQFPLPHSRGSSHGQSRITRMAYGGADYYTDMMKEAYKLWEELEQRSGKILYKKTGLLVVGKAESDLIDGTIQALRKYSVPFTSLDEDALRSKYPMLTYSGVKGVEDHVGGVLFADKALAAFQSEFVKCGGIIRDNEAMTDIFPGDIVTVKTNKGSYRGRNLVLTVGPWATKVLPPLGVHLPLKVVRISVFYWKEKIAGTYGAESFPTFLTASGSGDFDVYGLPSLEYPGLYKLCLHHGPEIDPDKRDMADSNWVLNNMKTFVARHFPMLEPHPAITETCIYTNTPDHDLVLDRHPAWRNIIIGAGFSGHGFKLSPIVGKVLSELVMKKTPSYDMSHFRIDRFQKSSKL